A region from the Pectinophora gossypiella chromosome 29, ilPecGoss1.1, whole genome shotgun sequence genome encodes:
- the LOC126379702 gene encoding alpha-(1,3)-fucosyltransferase 11-like — MNHLFGQELLKYMGNYKFFIAIENAVCNDYMTEKLWRAIQVGTVPIYFGSPLIRDWLPNNKSAILLEDFPTPELLSQHLHYLLNNDTAYEEYLEHKTLGIISNQKLIDEITSRPFQTDLAKAAKAFECFICEKVHNKSKTINIVTKKHYDCQTPTSALTLSVNPKNPWLQFMKQAKSMVDQTYREIWDPNTTYRQTNTRWWYFWG; from the coding sequence ATGAACCATCTTTTTGGTCAAGAGCTGCTGAAATATATGGGCAACTATAAATTCTTCATAGCTATAGAGAATGCCGTATGCAACGATTATATGACGGAGAAGTTGTGGCGGGCGATTCAAGTGGGGACAGTTCCGATCTACTTCGGATCGCCGCTGATCAGGGACTGGCTGCCGAACAACAAGTCGGCCATACTGCTGGAGGACTTCCCCACGCCGGAGCTGCTCAGCCAACACTTGCACTACCTCCTGAACAACGACACGGCGTACGAAGAATACCTCGAGCATAAGACGCTAGGAATCATTTCCAATCAGAAACTTATAGATGAAATAACATCAAGGCCTTTCCAAACTGACTTAGCTAAGGCGGCTAAGGCATTTGAATGCTTTATCTGTGAAAAAGTTCACAATAAAAGTAAGACAATTAATATAGTTACGAAGAAGCATTATGACTGCCAGACGCCTACATCTGCTTTGACTCTGTCTGTGAACCCGAAAAACCCCTGGTTACAGTTCATGAAGCAAGCAAAATCGATGGTAGACCAAACTTACCGAGAGATTTGGGATCCAAATACCACTTATCGGCAAACTAACACGAGATGGTGGTATTTTTGGGGGTAG